From a single Streptomyces misionensis genomic region:
- the rdgB gene encoding RdgB/HAM1 family non-canonical purine NTP pyrophosphatase — protein sequence MTRLILATRNAGKITELRAILADAGLPHELVGADAYPEVPDVKETGVTFAENALLKAHALAQATGLPAVADDSGLCVDVLNGAPGIFSARWSGRHGDDQANLDLLLAQLSDIAEEHRGAHFACAAALALPDGTERVVEGQLRGTLRHAPAGTGGFGYDPILQPDGETRTCAELTAAEKNAISHRGKAFRTLVPVVRELVG from the coding sequence ATGACCCGCTTGATCCTCGCCACCCGCAACGCCGGAAAGATCACCGAGCTGAGGGCCATCCTGGCCGACGCCGGACTCCCCCACGAACTGGTCGGCGCCGACGCCTACCCCGAGGTCCCCGACGTCAAGGAGACCGGCGTCACCTTCGCCGAGAACGCCCTGCTCAAGGCGCACGCGCTGGCACAGGCCACCGGGCTGCCAGCGGTCGCCGACGACTCCGGCCTGTGCGTGGACGTCCTCAACGGCGCCCCGGGCATCTTCTCGGCCCGCTGGTCCGGCCGCCACGGCGACGACCAGGCCAACCTCGACCTGCTGCTGGCCCAGCTCTCCGACATCGCCGAGGAACACCGCGGCGCGCACTTCGCCTGCGCCGCCGCCCTGGCCCTGCCGGACGGCACGGAACGGGTGGTCGAGGGCCAGCTGCGCGGCACCCTGCGGCACGCCCCGGCGGGCACGGGCGGCTTCGGCTACGACCCGATCCTCCAGCCCGACGGCGAGACCCGGACCTGCGCCGAACTGACCGCCGCCGAGAAGAACGCCATCAGCCACCGTGGCAAGGCGTTCCGGACCCTGGTACCGGTGGTGCGGGAGCTGGTGGGCTGA
- the bcp gene encoding thioredoxin-dependent thiol peroxidase, which produces MSERLQPGDVAPAFTLPDADGNEVSLADHKGRKVIVYFYPAALTPGCTKQACDFTDNLDLLAGAGYDVIGISPDAPEKLARFREKESLKVTLLADPDKKVTEAYGAYGEKKNYGKTYMGVIRSTFVIDEQGTVERALYNVRATGHVAKIIKDLGI; this is translated from the coding sequence ATGAGCGAGCGACTCCAGCCGGGGGACGTGGCCCCCGCCTTCACCCTCCCCGACGCCGACGGGAACGAGGTCTCCCTCGCGGACCACAAGGGCCGCAAGGTCATCGTCTACTTCTACCCCGCGGCACTCACCCCCGGCTGCACCAAGCAGGCCTGCGACTTCACCGACAACCTCGACCTGCTGGCCGGCGCCGGCTACGACGTCATCGGCATCTCCCCGGACGCCCCCGAGAAGCTGGCCAGGTTCCGCGAGAAGGAATCCCTCAAGGTCACCCTCCTCGCCGACCCCGACAAGAAGGTCACCGAGGCCTACGGCGCCTACGGCGAGAAGAAGAACTACGGCAAGACGTACATGGGCGTCATCCGCTCCACGTTCGTCATCGACGAACAGGGCACCGTCGAACGCGCCCTCTACAACGTCCGCGCCACCGGCCACGTCGCCAAGATCATCAAAGACCTCGGGATCTGA
- a CDS encoding DUF3618 domain-containing protein — MADTADTRTPAQIEADIKRRREVLAETLDEIGVRVHPKTIIGDAKAKAVANIDHTMGRAYVQVNRVVSDVRAQFADEHGRLRMDRVLPVALVVVGVGGLLALSRRRGR, encoded by the coding sequence GTGGCGGACACGGCGGACACCAGAACCCCGGCGCAGATCGAGGCGGACATCAAGCGCCGCCGCGAAGTGCTGGCCGAGACCCTCGACGAGATCGGGGTGCGGGTGCACCCGAAGACGATCATCGGGGATGCGAAGGCCAAGGCCGTCGCCAATATCGACCACACGATGGGCCGCGCGTATGTGCAGGTCAACCGGGTGGTGAGCGATGTCAGGGCGCAGTTCGCGGATGAGCACGGGCGGCTGCGCATGGACCGGGTGCTGCCGGTGGCGCTCGTCGTCGTCGGGGTCGGGGGCCTGCTCGCCCTGTCCCGGCGGCGCGGGCGCTGA
- a CDS encoding GroES family chaperonin — MLHDRVLVKQESGEGERRSGGGILIPATAAVGRRLAWAEVVAVGQNVRTVEPGDRVLFDPEDRAEVEVRGVAYVLMRERDLHAVAADRFEGSQDSTGLYL, encoded by the coding sequence ATGCTGCACGACCGGGTGCTGGTCAAGCAGGAGTCCGGTGAGGGCGAGCGGCGGTCCGGGGGCGGCATTCTGATTCCCGCGACGGCGGCGGTCGGGCGTCGGCTGGCCTGGGCCGAGGTCGTCGCGGTCGGTCAGAACGTACGGACCGTGGAGCCCGGTGACCGGGTGCTGTTCGATCCTGAGGACCGGGCCGAGGTCGAGGTGCGGGGCGTGGCGTACGTGCTGATGCGCGAGCGTGATCTGCACGCCGTGGCCGCGGACCGGTTCGAGGGGTCGCAGGACTCCACCGGGCTGTATCTGTGA
- a CDS encoding DMT family transporter, producing the protein MAWVLLVVAGLLEVGWSVGMKYSEGFTRPVPSVLTGAGIVASMVLLSYAARTLPIGTAYGVWVGIGAAGAAVLGMVVLGEPVTAARIFFVCLLLVAVVGLKATGGH; encoded by the coding sequence GTGGCCTGGGTTCTGCTTGTCGTGGCCGGTCTGCTGGAGGTCGGCTGGTCGGTCGGCATGAAGTACAGCGAGGGTTTCACCCGGCCGGTGCCCAGTGTGCTCACCGGCGCGGGGATCGTCGCGAGCATGGTGCTGCTGTCGTACGCCGCGAGGACCCTGCCGATCGGTACGGCCTACGGGGTGTGGGTCGGGATCGGCGCGGCCGGTGCGGCGGTGCTCGGCATGGTGGTGCTCGGTGAGCCGGTCACCGCCGCCCGGATCTTCTTCGTGTGTCTGCTGCTGGTCGCCGTCGTGGGGCTGAAGGCGACCGGCGGTCATTGA
- a CDS encoding transglycosylase domain-containing protein, which produces MLRRITPPREPKESGESGPGTPETTQVLRRVTAPRKGEPNGPAAANPASGPEATGPTTHTTGTRPGGPARTARAAGAAAAAGPAAAATGKAGAAGAAGTAAAGSAAGTATPGGPGPTPGRPDSGTGPRQTAHAPEAQTTALAAASDDPGAGKGKGKKPKRPKRTGWRRLLPTWRMVLGTFIVAVLAIVGLFFVGYSLVNIPPANALATKQGNVYLYADGSQLARDGEINRENVSLAQVSKAAQHAVLAAEDRDFYTESAVDPKAMIRAAWNTATGKGKQSGSTITQQYVKNYYLAQEQTVTRKAKEFFISIKLDRNKSKDDILEGYLNTSYFGRNAYGIQAAAQAYYGRDAKDLDPARAAYLAALVNAPSEYDVVAHPENKSAAVARWNYVLDGMVKQGWLSQSERAGMKFPMPKEQTTSTGLSGQRGYLVEAVKQYLTTNNIIDADQLAAGGYRITTTIQKPRQDAFVKAVDDQLVSKLDKKNNKVDSYVRAGGASVDPKTGEVVAMYGGIDYVQQYTNGATRGDFQVGSTFKPFVFTSAVQNGSTTQDGRPITPNTQYDGTNERPVQGWSGGGYAPQNEDQKSYGQITVTKATDLSVNAVYAQMAVDVGPSKVKQTAINLGIPSDTPDLQPYPSIALGTATASVLDMAEAYATLANHGKHGTYTLVKKVTRNGTDDVTLPDQPVKQAVSRAAADTTTSMLQSVVEGGTATAAKAAGRPAAGKTGTAENDTAAWFAGYTPDLATVVSVMGQDPVTAKHMPLYGALGQARMNGGGPPTQIWAQYTHDALQNSAVASFDLQLQPGADQPQPPGPGDPSQSTGTDGQDNGGTGTPSGTPSGTPTDGGTTAGDTGTGGAATGGAATGGTPATDGGTTAGDPGTGGAATGGDPGTGGAPGGGTPGGGTATGGGTTDGTGTGTGPGGTGTGL; this is translated from the coding sequence GTGCTGCGCCGGATCACGCCGCCCCGCGAGCCCAAGGAGTCCGGCGAGTCCGGCCCGGGCACGCCCGAGACCACCCAGGTGCTGCGCCGCGTCACCGCCCCGCGCAAGGGCGAGCCGAACGGCCCCGCCGCGGCGAACCCCGCGAGCGGACCCGAGGCGACCGGCCCCACCACCCACACCACCGGCACCCGTCCGGGCGGCCCCGCCCGGACCGCCCGAGCGGCAGGCGCCGCGGCCGCCGCCGGACCCGCCGCCGCGGCCACCGGGAAGGCGGGCGCGGCCGGAGCCGCGGGCACGGCAGCCGCCGGCTCCGCGGCCGGCACCGCCACCCCCGGCGGCCCCGGCCCCACCCCCGGTCGGCCCGACTCCGGCACCGGACCCCGGCAGACCGCCCACGCCCCCGAAGCCCAGACCACCGCCCTCGCCGCCGCCTCGGACGACCCCGGCGCCGGCAAGGGCAAGGGCAAGAAGCCCAAGCGGCCCAAGCGCACCGGCTGGCGACGGCTCCTGCCCACCTGGCGGATGGTGCTCGGCACCTTCATCGTCGCCGTGCTCGCGATCGTCGGCCTGTTCTTCGTGGGCTACTCGCTCGTCAACATCCCGCCGGCCAACGCCCTCGCCACCAAACAGGGCAACGTCTACCTCTACGCCGACGGCTCCCAGCTCGCCCGCGACGGCGAGATCAACCGCGAGAACGTCTCCCTCGCCCAGGTCTCCAAGGCCGCCCAGCACGCCGTACTGGCCGCCGAGGACCGGGACTTCTACACCGAGTCCGCCGTCGACCCCAAGGCGATGATCCGCGCCGCCTGGAACACCGCGACCGGCAAGGGCAAGCAGTCCGGCTCCACGATCACCCAGCAGTACGTGAAGAACTACTACCTGGCCCAGGAACAGACGGTCACCCGCAAGGCCAAGGAGTTCTTCATCTCGATCAAGCTCGACCGGAACAAGTCCAAGGACGACATCCTCGAGGGCTACCTCAACACCAGCTACTTCGGCCGCAACGCCTACGGCATCCAGGCCGCCGCCCAGGCCTACTACGGCCGCGACGCCAAGGACCTCGACCCCGCCCGCGCCGCCTACCTCGCCGCGCTCGTCAACGCGCCCAGCGAGTACGACGTCGTCGCCCACCCCGAGAACAAGTCCGCCGCCGTGGCCCGCTGGAACTACGTCCTGGACGGCATGGTCAAGCAGGGCTGGCTCAGCCAGTCCGAGCGCGCCGGCATGAAGTTCCCGATGCCCAAGGAGCAGACGACCTCCACCGGCCTGTCCGGCCAGCGCGGCTACCTCGTCGAGGCGGTCAAGCAGTACCTGACCACCAACAACATCATCGACGCCGACCAGCTCGCGGCCGGCGGCTACCGCATCACCACCACCATCCAGAAGCCCCGCCAGGACGCCTTCGTCAAGGCCGTCGACGACCAGCTGGTCTCCAAGCTGGACAAGAAGAACAACAAGGTCGACAGCTACGTCCGGGCCGGCGGCGCCTCCGTCGACCCCAAGACCGGCGAGGTCGTCGCGATGTACGGCGGCATCGACTACGTGCAGCAGTACACCAACGGCGCGACCCGCGGCGACTTCCAGGTGGGCTCCACCTTCAAGCCCTTCGTCTTCACCTCCGCGGTGCAGAACGGCTCCACCACCCAGGACGGCCGCCCCATCACCCCGAACACCCAGTACGACGGCACCAACGAGCGCCCCGTACAGGGCTGGAGCGGCGGCGGCTACGCCCCGCAGAACGAGGACCAGAAGTCGTACGGCCAGATCACCGTCACCAAGGCCACCGACCTCTCGGTGAACGCGGTGTACGCGCAGATGGCCGTCGACGTCGGCCCCTCCAAGGTCAAGCAGACCGCGATCAACCTGGGCATCCCCTCGGACACCCCGGACCTCCAGCCCTACCCCTCCATCGCGCTCGGCACCGCCACCGCCAGCGTCCTGGACATGGCGGAGGCGTACGCCACGCTCGCCAACCACGGCAAGCACGGCACGTACACCCTGGTCAAGAAGGTCACCCGGAACGGCACCGACGACGTCACGCTGCCCGACCAGCCGGTCAAGCAGGCCGTCAGCCGGGCCGCCGCCGACACCACCACCTCCATGCTGCAGAGCGTGGTCGAGGGCGGCACCGCCACCGCCGCCAAGGCCGCGGGCCGTCCGGCGGCCGGCAAGACCGGCACCGCCGAGAACGACACCGCCGCCTGGTTCGCCGGCTACACCCCCGACCTCGCCACGGTGGTCTCCGTGATGGGACAGGACCCGGTCACCGCCAAGCACATGCCGCTGTACGGCGCCCTCGGCCAGGCCCGCATGAACGGTGGCGGCCCGCCCACCCAGATCTGGGCCCAGTACACCCACGACGCCCTCCAGAACAGCGCCGTCGCGAGCTTCGACCTCCAGCTCCAGCCCGGCGCCGACCAGCCGCAGCCGCCCGGCCCGGGCGACCCGAGCCAGTCCACCGGCACCGACGGCCAGGACAACGGCGGCACCGGCACCCCGAGCGGCACCCCCAGCGGCACCCCCACCGACGGCGGCACCACCGCGGGTGACACGGGCACCGGCGGCGCCGCGACCGGCGGTGCCGCGACCGGCGGCACCCCGGCCACCGACGGCGGCACCACCGCCGGCGACCCGGGCACCGGCGGCGCCGCGACCGGCGGCGACCCCGGCACCGGCGGCGCACCGGGCGGCGGCACCCCCGGCGGCGGCACGGCCACCGGCGGCGGCACGACGGACGGCACCGGCACGGGCACCGGACCGGGAGGCACGGGAACCGGGCTCTGA
- a CDS encoding ABC transporter permease, which translates to MGAGRLYAAVALGGFRRYATYRAATAAGVFTNTVFGLILVCTYRALWDVKPHLGGYDQAQAITYVWLGQALLSTLAIGGGGVEDELMERIRTGDVAIDLYRPADLQLWWLAADLGRAFFQLLGRGVVPFAFGALVFPAYLPADAGRWAAFLVAVVLAMLVGFGLRYLVALSAFWLLDGTGVTQMALLLGYFCSGMLLPLNVFPGALGTAVRALPWSSLLQAPADVLLGHGDPLGTYLFQGAWAVVLLGAGRLLQSAATRRVVVQGG; encoded by the coding sequence GTGGGCGCGGGACGGTTGTACGCCGCTGTCGCGTTGGGGGGATTCAGACGGTACGCGACCTACAGGGCTGCCACTGCGGCAGGGGTGTTCACCAATACGGTCTTCGGGCTGATTCTCGTCTGCACCTACCGGGCGCTGTGGGACGTGAAGCCGCATCTGGGCGGGTATGACCAGGCTCAGGCCATCACCTACGTATGGCTGGGGCAGGCCCTGTTGTCGACGCTCGCGATCGGTGGCGGGGGCGTCGAGGACGAGCTGATGGAACGCATCCGTACGGGGGACGTGGCGATCGATCTGTACCGGCCGGCCGATCTCCAGCTGTGGTGGCTGGCCGCGGACCTGGGCCGGGCCTTCTTCCAGCTGCTGGGGCGGGGTGTGGTGCCGTTCGCGTTCGGCGCGCTGGTCTTCCCGGCGTACCTGCCGGCGGACGCGGGCAGGTGGGCGGCGTTCCTGGTGGCCGTGGTGCTGGCGATGCTCGTCGGTTTCGGGCTGCGCTATCTGGTGGCGCTGAGCGCGTTCTGGCTGCTGGACGGCACCGGCGTGACCCAGATGGCGTTGCTGCTCGGCTACTTCTGCTCGGGCATGCTGCTGCCGCTGAACGTGTTCCCGGGCGCGCTCGGCACGGCCGTGCGGGCCCTGCCCTGGTCCTCGCTGCTCCAGGCGCCGGCGGACGTCCTGCTCGGGCACGGGGATCCGCTGGGCACCTATCTGTTCCAGGGCGCGTGGGCGGTGGTGCTGCTCGGTGCCGGGCGGCTGCTCCAGTCGGCGGCGACGCGGCGGGTGGTGGTGCAGGGTGGCTGA
- a CDS encoding ABC transporter permease, translating into MWIRSTMAYRASFAMTTFGSFAATFFDFVAIMLMFSRVDALGGWSLPEVAFLYGLSAVSFGLADLLIGSMDRLGRRLRDGTLDALLVRPAPVLAQVAADRFALRRLGRLTQGSLVLGWALSRLHVDWTAGKLLLMPLTLLSGCAIFCAVFVAGAAFQFVAQDASEVQNAFTYGGTTLLQYPPTVFGKELVRGVTFVLPLAFVNWLPASYVLGRPYPLELPEWVAGAPPLVAVVCCVPAGLAWRAGLRSYRSTGS; encoded by the coding sequence ATGTGGATCAGGTCGACGATGGCGTACCGGGCGTCGTTCGCCATGACGACGTTCGGGAGCTTCGCGGCGACGTTCTTCGACTTCGTGGCGATCATGCTGATGTTCTCGCGGGTGGACGCCCTGGGCGGCTGGTCGCTGCCCGAAGTGGCGTTCCTGTACGGCCTGTCGGCGGTCTCCTTCGGTCTGGCGGACCTGCTGATCGGGTCGATGGACCGGCTGGGCCGGCGGTTGCGGGACGGCACGCTGGACGCGCTGCTGGTGCGGCCGGCGCCGGTGCTTGCGCAAGTGGCGGCGGACCGGTTCGCGCTGCGGCGCCTGGGCCGGCTGACGCAGGGCTCGCTGGTGCTGGGCTGGGCGCTGAGCCGGCTGCACGTCGACTGGACGGCGGGGAAGCTGCTGCTGATGCCGCTGACGCTGCTGAGCGGCTGCGCGATCTTCTGCGCGGTGTTCGTGGCCGGGGCGGCGTTCCAGTTCGTGGCGCAGGACGCGTCGGAGGTGCAGAACGCGTTCACGTACGGCGGTACGACGCTGCTCCAGTACCCGCCGACGGTGTTCGGGAAGGAGCTGGTGCGCGGGGTGACCTTCGTGCTGCCGCTGGCCTTCGTCAACTGGCTGCCCGCGTCGTACGTGCTGGGGCGGCCGTATCCGCTGGAGCTGCCGGAGTGGGTGGCGGGGGCGCCGCCGCTGGTGGCGGTGGTCTGCTGCGTGCCGGCCGGGCTGGCCTGGCGGGCGGGTCTTCGTTCGTATCGGAGCACAGGGAGTTAG
- a CDS encoding ABC transporter ATP-binding protein — MDGFIELDGVEKVFSVRRKTGFLRRERQEVRAVDSLSFTVARGEMVGYIGPNGAGKSTTIKMLTGILTPSGGRLRVAGIDPSRERSRLAQRIGVVFGQRTTLWWDLPLIDSYRLAHRMYRIPDARYRENLDRLVELLELRSLLDTPVRQLSLGQRMRGDIAAALLHDPEVLYLDEPTIGLDVVSKAKVRGFLRELNAAQGTTVLLTTHDLQDIEQLCSRVMVIDHGRLMYDGPLAGLHEAGESERTLVVDLERELPPVEVPSARVVRVEGPRQWLAFPAGQSAAPVVARLAAEYPLVDLSVREPDIEAVIAKMYAEKAVS; from the coding sequence ATGGACGGCTTCATCGAGCTGGACGGGGTGGAGAAGGTCTTCTCGGTGCGCCGCAAGACCGGGTTCCTCAGGCGGGAGCGGCAGGAGGTGCGGGCGGTGGACTCGCTGTCGTTCACCGTGGCGCGCGGGGAGATGGTGGGCTACATCGGGCCGAACGGCGCCGGGAAGTCGACCACGATCAAGATGCTGACCGGCATCCTGACGCCGAGCGGGGGGCGGCTGCGGGTGGCGGGGATCGATCCCTCGCGGGAGCGGTCGCGCCTCGCGCAGCGCATCGGGGTGGTGTTCGGGCAGCGCACCACGCTGTGGTGGGACCTGCCGCTGATCGACTCCTACCGGCTGGCCCACCGCATGTACCGGATCCCGGACGCCCGTTACCGGGAGAACCTGGACCGTCTGGTCGAACTGCTGGAGCTGCGGAGCCTGTTGGACACGCCGGTGCGGCAGCTGTCGCTGGGGCAGCGGATGCGCGGGGACATCGCGGCGGCGCTGCTGCACGATCCGGAGGTGCTGTACCTGGACGAGCCGACGATCGGCCTGGACGTCGTCTCGAAGGCCAAGGTACGGGGCTTCCTGCGGGAGTTGAACGCCGCGCAGGGCACGACGGTGCTGCTGACCACCCACGACCTCCAGGACATCGAGCAGTTGTGCTCCCGGGTGATGGTGATCGACCACGGGCGGCTGATGTACGACGGTCCGCTCGCCGGGCTGCACGAGGCCGGGGAGAGCGAGCGGACGCTGGTGGTGGACCTGGAGCGGGAGCTGCCGCCGGTGGAGGTGCCGTCGGCGCGGGTGGTGCGCGTCGAGGGGCCCCGGCAGTGGCTGGCGTTCCCGGCGGGGCAGTCGGCGGCGCCGGTGGTCGCGCGGCTGGCGGCGGAGTATCCGCTGGTGGACCTGTCGGTGCGGGAGCCCGACATCGAGGCCGTCATCGCCAAGATGTACGCGGAGAAGGCGGTCTCGTAG